The Methanosphaera stadtmanae DSM 3091 genome includes a window with the following:
- a CDS encoding RNase J family beta-CASP ribonuclease: MTIEVIAVGGYEEIGKNMTAIKVNDDVVIFDMGIHLDRLHIHEDTDISRMHSLDLIERGVIPDDTLMREVDGKVRAIVCTHGHLDHIGAIAKLAHRYEAPIIATPYTLALIEKTIKGERKFKVNNPLKSVNPGEKIQISPNLTLEFVRTTHSIPQTITAALHTPEGAIIYANDFKFDNHQMVSPPPDYRRFRELGKKGVKVAIMDTTNIKEKQQSKTHSEKITRDLLKDVLKGPLEERKGLIVTTFSSHIERIQAITKIAERSRRKIMILGRSMERYCSLAESMGILNLPRNVSVYGNSKSINKALARANDHRSKYMLLVTGHQGEPDALLPRIANNKTNFEIKPGDNVVFSASTIPNPINLANRDLLDRRLKERGARIYNNVHVSGHAGPEDMREFIRMLQPQHLIPAHGDLSHLAAFVELAEEEGYKLGNDVHILRNGQAQVFNR, translated from the coding sequence TTGACAATAGAAGTTATCGCTGTAGGTGGATACGAAGAAATTGGAAAAAACATGACAGCAATAAAAGTTAATGATGATGTAGTAATATTTGATATGGGTATACACTTAGATAGGTTACATATTCATGAAGATACAGACATATCAAGAATGCACAGCTTGGATTTAATAGAAAGGGGAGTAATTCCTGATGATACATTAATGAGGGAAGTAGATGGAAAGGTAAGAGCAATAGTATGTACTCATGGACACCTTGATCATATTGGTGCAATAGCAAAACTAGCACATAGATATGAAGCACCAATTATTGCAACACCATATACACTAGCATTAATTGAAAAAACAATCAAAGGAGAACGTAAATTTAAGGTAAATAATCCTTTAAAATCAGTTAATCCTGGAGAAAAAATACAAATTTCACCAAATTTAACACTAGAATTTGTAAGAACAACCCATAGTATACCTCAAACAATAACTGCAGCATTACACACACCAGAAGGTGCAATAATCTATGCAAACGACTTTAAATTTGATAATCATCAGATGGTATCACCACCACCAGATTATAGAAGATTCAGGGAATTAGGTAAGAAAGGTGTGAAAGTTGCAATAATGGATACAACAAATATTAAAGAAAAACAACAAAGTAAAACACACTCAGAAAAAATAACAAGAGATCTTCTAAAAGATGTACTAAAAGGTCCACTTGAAGAGAGAAAAGGTCTTATAGTAACAACATTCTCAAGTCATATTGAAAGAATACAAGCTATTACAAAAATAGCAGAAAGAAGTAGAAGAAAAATCATGATTCTAGGTCGTTCAATGGAAAGATACTGTTCCCTTGCAGAATCAATGGGAATATTAAACTTACCACGTAATGTAAGTGTATATGGAAATTCAAAATCCATAAATAAAGCATTAGCAAGAGCAAATGATCACAGATCAAAGTATATGTTACTTGTAACAGGACATCAAGGAGAACCTGATGCATTGTTACCAAGAATAGCAAATAACAAAACAAACTTTGAAATTAAACCTGGAGATAACGTAGTATTTTCAGCTTCAACAATACCAAATCCAATAAATCTTGCAAATAGGGATTTACTTGACAGAAGACTTAAAGAAAGAGGAGCAAGAATATATAATAATGTACATGTATCAGGACATGCAGGACCTGAAGATATGAGAGAATTTATAAGAATGCTACAACCACAACATTTAATACCTGCACACGGTGATTTAAGTCACCTTGCAGCATTTGTAGAATTAGCAGAAGAAGAAGGATATAAATTAGGAAACGATGTTCATATACTAAGAAATGGACAAGCACAAGTATTTAATAGGTGA
- the fni gene encoding type 2 isopentenyl-diphosphate Delta-isomerase — MISDRKLEHLEICKNKDIEHHITTGFEDIQLVHTSLPEVNYEEIDTSIELFGKKLSSPLIISAITGGHPSSKKINEKLAIATENTNIGMGVGSQRAGITNPELTDTFTVVRDNAPHALIIGNIGAPQVEYAPKAIEMLNTDALAIHLNPLQEIIQPEGDVDAKGYVEDIKAICSNTNIPIIAKETGAGIGMEDAKILEKIGVDAIDIQGVGGTSWAAVETYRAENPDLGNLFWDWGITTAVSTVEVLESTKIPVISSGGIRNGLEAAKAIALGSECVGMALPFLKHAYLGHNYVEEKINQFTHELKTAMFLVGASNIEELKQKRLIITGKTREILNELDIDTKKYARRI, encoded by the coding sequence ATGATATCTGATAGAAAATTAGAACATCTTGAAATATGTAAAAACAAAGACATTGAACATCATATTACAACAGGTTTTGAAGATATACAACTAGTTCATACATCTCTACCAGAGGTAAATTATGAAGAAATTGACACTTCAATAGAACTTTTTGGTAAAAAATTATCTTCACCACTAATAATTTCTGCAATAACTGGTGGACATCCATCAAGTAAAAAAATAAATGAAAAATTAGCAATAGCAACAGAAAATACCAATATAGGGATGGGTGTTGGAAGTCAAAGAGCTGGAATAACAAATCCAGAATTAACTGATACATTCACAGTAGTTCGTGATAATGCACCTCATGCTTTAATTATTGGAAATATTGGAGCTCCACAAGTAGAATATGCTCCAAAAGCTATAGAAATGCTAAATACTGATGCTTTAGCAATACATCTAAATCCATTACAGGAAATTATACAACCAGAAGGGGATGTTGATGCAAAAGGATATGTTGAAGATATAAAAGCCATATGCTCAAATACAAACATTCCAATAATAGCAAAAGAAACTGGTGCAGGAATAGGAATGGAAGATGCAAAGATCCTTGAAAAAATAGGAGTTGATGCAATAGATATTCAAGGTGTTGGTGGTACAAGCTGGGCTGCAGTAGAAACATACAGGGCAGAAAATCCAGATTTAGGAAATCTATTCTGGGACTGGGGAATAACTACAGCAGTAAGTACAGTGGAAGTATTGGAATCAACAAAAATACCAGTAATTTCTTCAGGTGGAATTCGTAATGGACTAGAAGCAGCAAAAGCAATAGCACTTGGAAGTGAATGTGTAGGTATGGCATTACCATTTCTAAAACATGCCTATCTTGGACATAACTATGTTGAAGAAAAAATAAATCAATTTACACATGAACTAAAAACAGCTATGTTTCTTGTAGGTGCTTCAAATATTGAAGAATTAAAACAAAAAAGGCTTATAATAACTGGAAAAACAAGAGAAATATTAAATGAATTAGATATAGACACAAAAAAATATGCTAGGAGGATATAA
- a CDS encoding isopentenyl phosphate kinase, which yields MIILKIGGSAITKKDAQEPTIDEVNLDRIAQEVSAYNDDMVIVHGAGSYGHIYAKKFGIGDVISNVNDHLYKLEGVCRTQASVQLLNYIICEKLHEKGVPAIGIKPSSFIETNQKRICVCDTKLIQKYIDNGFVPVLYGDAVLDQNEYFKYAILSGDQIITYLAKKLKANRVILSSDVDGIYTDNPKTNPDAKLIDIVTKDTDLLLTENENQADVTGGMAGKIRELLDLAEDGIESHIINAETPGNIKLAVSGQKVKGTIIK from the coding sequence ATGATAATACTAAAAATAGGTGGAAGTGCAATAACAAAAAAAGATGCACAAGAACCTACTATAGATGAAGTTAACTTAGATCGTATAGCACAAGAAGTATCTGCATATAATGATGACATGGTAATAGTACATGGAGCAGGATCATATGGACATATATATGCAAAGAAATTTGGAATAGGTGATGTAATATCTAATGTAAACGATCACCTCTATAAATTAGAAGGAGTATGTAGAACACAAGCATCAGTACAACTATTAAACTACATAATTTGTGAAAAACTACATGAAAAAGGAGTTCCAGCAATAGGAATAAAACCTTCATCATTTATAGAAACAAACCAAAAACGAATCTGTGTATGTGATACAAAACTCATTCAAAAATATATTGACAATGGATTTGTACCAGTACTATATGGTGATGCAGTACTAGATCAAAATGAATATTTTAAATACGCTATATTATCTGGAGATCAGATAATTACATATCTAGCTAAGAAATTAAAAGCTAATCGTGTAATACTATCATCAGATGTGGATGGAATATATACAGATAATCCAAAGACAAATCCAGATGCAAAGTTAATAGATATAGTTACAAAAGATACAGATTTACTTTTAACAGAAAATGAAAATCAAGCCGATGTAACTGGGGGAATGGCAGGTAAAATACGAGAATTACTAGACTTAGCAGAGGATGGTATAGAATCTCATATAATAAATGCTGAAACTCCTGGAAATATAAAACTTGCAGTATCAGGACAAAAAGTTAAAGGTACAATTATAAAATAA
- the mvk gene encoding mevalonate kinase, with the protein MKIKAFAPGKIILFGEHTVVYKKPAIAVAIDRGVNVELIPRNDDNITVKLDLIDYYKKSQLVNKKLNYKIDSQKKMITDYIYEVINLFEFEKGFDLTVDIKMYLGAGLGSSAAVTVSTLKAVSLYVNKQIDKKTIAQTAREIEIKIQGAASPIDTSMSTYGGIIFIDENSKLNRIDFNMKLPLIVSNCEISGNTGKLVESVRLKYEKYPTIVGNIFKAMEQIAIDAKVALEKGNSELIGDLMNINQGLLDAIGVNTTELSDMVYKAREYGAKGSKLTGSGGGGCIIAYTPENSDEIYKQLRKDYATFKCVQSDTGVSAEIIN; encoded by the coding sequence ATGAAAATTAAGGCATTTGCACCAGGAAAAATAATATTATTTGGTGAACATACTGTTGTATATAAAAAGCCTGCAATAGCTGTTGCAATAGATAGGGGAGTTAATGTAGAGTTAATTCCACGTAATGATGATAACATAACAGTAAAACTTGACTTAATTGATTATTATAAAAAATCACAACTTGTTAATAAAAAACTTAACTATAAAATAGACAGTCAAAAGAAGATGATTACTGATTATATATATGAAGTTATTAACTTATTTGAATTTGAAAAAGGATTTGACTTAACAGTAGATATTAAAATGTATTTAGGAGCAGGACTTGGATCATCAGCAGCAGTAACAGTATCAACATTAAAGGCAGTTTCTTTATATGTAAATAAACAAATAGATAAAAAAACAATAGCACAAACAGCTCGTGAAATAGAAATTAAAATTCAGGGAGCTGCAAGTCCAATTGACACATCTATGAGTACATATGGTGGAATAATATTTATTGATGAAAACTCTAAATTAAATAGAATTGATTTTAATATGAAACTACCATTAATAGTTTCTAACTGTGAAATCAGTGGTAATACTGGAAAATTAGTTGAATCAGTACGATTAAAATATGAGAAATATCCAACAATTGTAGGAAATATTTTTAAAGCAATGGAACAAATAGCAATTGATGCAAAAGTAGCACTTGAAAAAGGTAATTCTGAATTAATAGGAGACTTAATGAATATTAATCAAGGATTACTTGATGCTATTGGTGTTAACACTACTGAATTATCAGACATGGTATATAAAGCACGTGAATATGGAGCAAAAGGTTCTAAATTAACAGGAAGTGGTGGTGGTGGATGTATTATTGCATACACTCCAGAAAATTCCGATGAAATATATAAACAATTACGTAAGGATTATGCTACATTTAAATGTGTACAATCTGATACTGGAGTTAGTGCTGAAATTATTAATTAA